From Solibacillus sp. FSL W7-1464:
TTTCATGCTGGGGATCGTATTTAAGCCATGAAATCATATATGGCTGAACAGACGGTCTAAATAAGGATTGAAGCTGTGCTGATACTGTTTCCACCTCTTTACCCACTTTTAATTGCTGCAGTATTTTTTCCGACTCCATCAATAAATTCGGAGGTAAGCTTGCTGACAATTGTTCCATTAAAACTTCATCTGCCGGTCTTCCAATACCTGCTACAGAAATTAGAGAGGCTATGTCATTTTGCTGGGCAGCAATGGTCATAATTAATGCACCTTCACTATGTCCTAATAAATGAATTTCATTAAAGCGATCATCCTTTTTAGCATAGTCTACAATAGATTTAACATCCTCTATATATACATCAAATGTTAAGTCCGCTTCATTTTTTATTAATGCACTATTATCACCGACTCCACGCTTATCGAAACGAATGGAAGCTACCCCTTTCTCCGCTAAGCTCTCTGCAATCATCTTTAAACTATTATTGGAACCTGCTCCTATTGTGTTGCCGTCTTTATTTGTAGGACCCGACCCTGCATGGATAATAACAAGCTCTCCCGTGGCTTTATCAGGCATTTCCAATGCTGCTTTAAGCTCTCCGCCGGAAACAGGAATCAACAGCTCATCATACGTAACAGGGGTCGCTGTATAAGGCTTTAACGTGATTGGATAGGACTGTCCATTTTGCGTAAACGTCCCTTCTATCGTCCCGTTATTTAGCGTTCCGGTAATTTTAACGAGAGATCCGGCTAAATTAATAGTGATGGCCACATCCGACCCATTATAATTAATTGATTCAAATGCAAAATCAATGAGTCCTTGTGCAGGTACGGAAATGCTTCCACTCGCCTCTTCCAAATTTAATATGATTTCAAGAGGCGACTGCGGAATTTCAATCATTCCTTGCCACTTTCCTAATAGCGCTTCCTCCATCTGCACAACCTCCTGCTTTGTTTGTTCTTCCGCTGTTGACTTATCTGTCCTTTCACTATTACAAGCTGACAGCAATAACACAACAGCTAAACTATAAACAATCTTTCGCATGACTCTATCCTCCCATTCAGTCTTTACTTCCTTTACGGTCGGAGTAGGGAAAAGTTTCAAAATAAAAAGCCATCAAAACGATGACTTTTATTTTAAATTAAATTACGGGCAACAAATTCCTGAAGTTTTTCATAGTCACTGACTCTTTGATTACATAGTTGTGAGTCATCACAAATGTAGTTGCTGTAAGATGTATAATTATCCCCATTGCCCTTTACTGTAGCTGTAAACAAATGAACTGCACTGTTCTGATTACAAATTGAACAGACACCTTTAATCGGGTGATGTGCGTCTATAACTCCACGTAATGCCGTGTAGTTGCCGTCCTTTTCCAGTACAATATATTGGCGGTTTGTTCCTTTATCCAACCATGATAGATAACTGATTGCCTGCCAGTCAATTGTCTCCAGTTTAGGTAGCTTCAGCTTCTTATCTTTTTTAAACAGCTTTTGCAGACCTTGCTCGGAAATTGGTTTAAATGGAATAGTATATGATTTCAGGCTTTGGAAAAATAGTTCTGCCCCAATAGTATCTTCAATCGTTTCCACTTCTTTAATTATATCTTCATCTACATGTGTCAGTCTTTCTCTTAGCTCTGTAATTGCCAGCTCCCGTACAGCTGCAACAATCTTTTTGTCATTCGATGCTAGCTTTGCCTTCAGTATTTTATTTACTTGCTGCTCGATTAATCGTAAGTCCACTACTGTTAAAAATGGTGCTGTCATGTTACTTCCTCCGATGTTTTGCTTTGTAAGAACTTTTACATTCATTAATCGTATTTCTTTCTGCTTTATTGGTCAACTACTAGAGCAATCCTCATATCAGGCAGACGAAATTTAGATAAAAGAAAAACCAAAGCAGGGTCCATTTTCAGGGCACCTTCTTTGGTTTAATTTATTATGAGTTCCTACTATTTTTTTATAGTAGCGATACAACTAATATAAAAAAGCCACTACTGACTAAATCAGCAGCGACTTTTTGAGCGAAGCGACGTCCTACTCTCACAGGGGGAAGCCCCCAACTACCATCGGCGCTAAAGAGCTTAACTTCCGTGTTCGGTATGGGAACGGGTGTGACCTCTTTGCCATCATCACTTCACTTGCACATGGATGTGCTGGCGTCTACGTTACCACAGGACGTGGTGCTTTTAGTAGACGTTCCTTAATTGGCTTCCAATCCACTAGGTGTCTTGAAACCCTTGAAAAAATGTTCATTCTTTCAAAACTGGATAAACGTTTCATTGAGTTTGTGCAATAAAATGTGGTTAAGTCCTCGACCGATTAGTATTCGTCAGCTGCATGCGTCACCGCACTTCCACCTCGAACCTATCTACCTGATCGTCTTTCAGGGGTCTTACTTACTTGCGTAATGGGAAATCTCATCTTGAGGGGGGCTTCATGCTTAGATGCTTTCAGCACTTATCCCGTCCATACATAGCTACCCAGCGATGCCTTTGGCAAGACAACTGGTACACCAGCGGTATGTCCATCCCGGTCCTCTCGTACTAAGGACAGCTCCTCTCAAATTTCCTACGCCCACGACGGATAGGGACCGAACTGTCTCACGACGTTCTGAACCCAGCTCGCGTACCGCTTTAATGGGCGAACAGCCCAACCCTTGGGACCGACTACAGCCCCAGGATGCGATGAGCCGACATCGAGGTGCCAAACCTCCCCGTCGATGTGGACTCTTGGGGGAGATAAGCCTGTTATCCCCGGGGTAGCTTTTATCCGTTGAGCGATGGCCCTTCCATGCGGAACCACCGGATCACTAAGCCCGTCTTTCGACCCTGCTCGACTTGTAGGTCTCGCAGTCAAGCTCCCTTATGCCTTTACACTCTACGAATGATTTCCAACCATTCTGAGGGAACCTTTGGGCGCCTCCGTTACTCTTTAGGAGGCGACCGCCCCAGTCAAACTGTCCGCCTGACACTGTCTCCTACCCCGCTAAGGGGCATGGGTTAGAAGTTCAATACAACCAGGGTAGTATCCCACCGACGCCTCCTTCGAAGCTGGCGCTCCGAGATCTCTGGCTCCTACCTATCCTGTACAAGTTGTACCAAAATTCAATATCAGGCTACAGTAAAGCTCCACGGGGTCTTTCCGTCCTGTCGCGGGTAACCTGCATCTTCACAGGTACTATAATTTCACCGAGTCTCTCGTTGAGACAGTGCCCAGATCGTTACGCCTTTCGTGCGGGTCGGAACTTACCCGACAAGGAATTTCGCTACCTTAGGACCGTTATAGTTACGGCCGCCGTTTACTGGGGCTTCAATTCACAGCTTCGCTTGCGCTAACCGCTCCTCTTAACCTTCCAGCACCGGGCAGGCGTCAGCCCCTATACGTCACCTTACGGTTTTGCAGAGACCTGTGTTTTTGCTAAACAGTCGCCTGGGCCTATTCACTGCGGCTTCTCTAGGCTATGCACCCAAAGAAGCACCCCTTCTCCCGAAGTTACGGGGTCATTTTGCCGAGTTCCTTAACGAGAGTTCTCTCGCACACCTTAGGATTCTCTCCTCGACTACCTGTGTCGGTTTGCGGTACGGGCACCTCTCACCTCGATAGAGGCTTTTCTTGGCAGTGTGAAATCAGGAACTTCGCTCATACGAGCTCGTCATCACAGCTCAACGTTATAGTATGCGGATTTGCCTACATACACGCCTTACTGCTTGAACACGCGCAACCAACGGCGTGCTTACCCTATCCTACTGCGTCCCCCCATTTCTCAAACGGTGAGGAGGTGGTACAGGAATATCAACCTGTTGTCCATCGCCTACGCCTATCGGCCTCGGCTTAGGTCCCGACTAACCCTGAGCGGACGAGCCTTCCTCAGGAAACCTTAGTCATACGGTGCATGGGATTCTCACCCATGTTTCGCTACTCATACCGGCATTCTCACTTCTAACCGCTCCACCAGTCCTTCCGGTCTGACTTCAACGCTGTTAGAACGCTCTCCTACCACGCATACTCAAAGTATGCATCCACAGCTTCGGTGAATCGTTTAGCCCCGATACATTTTCGGCGCAGCGTCACTCGACCAGTGAGCTATTACGCACTCTTTAAATGATGGCTGCTTCTAAGCCAACATCCTGGTTGTCTAAGCAACGCCACATCCTTTTCCACTTAACGATTACTTGGGGACCTTAGCTGGTGGTCTGGGCTGTTTCCCTCTTGACTACGGATCTTATCACTCGCAGTCTGACTCCCGTGTATAAATATCCGGCATTCGGAGTTTGTCTGAATTCGGTAAAGCGAGATGCCCCCCTAGTCCAAACAGTGCTCTACCTCCGGTATTCTCAATCACGAGGCTAGCCCTAAAGCTATTTCGGAGAGAACCAGCTATCTCCAGGTTCGATTGGAATTTCTCCGCTACCCACACCTCATCCCCGCACTTTTCAACGTGCGTGGGTTCGGGCCTCCAGTGAGTGTTACCTCACCTTCACCCTGGACATGGGTAGATCACCTGGTTTCGGGTCTACGACCACGTACTAATTCGCCCTATTCAGACTCGCTTTCGCTGCGGCTCCGTCTTCTCAACTTAACCTCGCACGTAATCGTAACTCGCCGGTTCATTCTACAAAAGGCACGCTATCACCCATTAACGGGCTCTAACTACTTGTAGGCACACGGTTTCAGGATCTATTTCACTCCCCTTCCGGGGTGCTTTTCACCTTTCCCTCACGGTACTGGTTCACTATCGGTCACTAGGTAGTATTTAGCCTTGGGAGATGGTCCTCCCGGATTCCGACGGAATTTCACGTGTTCCGCCGTACTCAGGATCCACTCTGGAGGGAATGAACTTTTGACTACAGGGCTTTTACCTCGTTTCGCGGACCTTTCCAAGTCGCTTCGTCTAGTTCATTCTTTTGTAACTCCGTATAGAGTGTCCTACAACCCCAAAGAGCAAGCTCTTTGGTTTGGGCTCTTCCCGTTTCGCTCGCCGCTACTCAGGGAATCGAATTTTCTTTCTGTTCCTGCAGGTACTTAGATGTTTCAGTTCCCTGCGTCTGTCTTCAACACGCTATGAATTCACGTGAAGATACTATCCGATTAAAGATAGTGGGTTCCCCCATTCGGAAATCCCCGGATCAAAGCTTACTTACAGCTCCCCGAGGCATATCGGTGTTAGTGCCGTCCTTCATCGACTCCTAGTGCCAAGGCATCCACCGTGCGCCCTTATTAACTTAACCAAAAGTTAACACTTGGAACGAGTCCAAGATTTAAGTTTACACGTCAATTGCTTGACTTGTTTAAATATCTATAAAATAGAAATTTGATTTATTGCTTTCAATGTCGTTTTATCCAGTTTTCAAAGAACAAAGGTTTTGAAGTATTTCATTCATTTAAGAATGAACCTTCAAAACTGAACAGCAACCGTTAATGTTTCATTCCCCCAGGGAATGATTCCGAAATAATCCTTAGAAAGGAGGTGATCCAGCCGCACCTTCCGATACGGCTACCTTGTTACGACTTCACCCCAATCATCTATCCCACCTTCGGCGGCTGGCTCCAAAAGGTTACCTCACCGACTTCGGGTGTTACAAACTCTCGTGGTGTGACGGGCGGTGTGTACAAGGCCCGGGAACGTATTCACCGCGGCATGCTGATCCGCGATTACTAGCGATTCCGGCTTCATGTAGGCGAGTTGCAGCCTACAATCCGAACTGAGAACGGTTTTATCGGATTAGCTCCCCCTCGCGGGTTGGCAACCGTTTGTACCGTCCATTGTAGCACGTGTGTAGCCCAGGTCATAAGGGGCATGATGATTTGACGTCATCCCCACCTTCCTCCGGTTTATCACCGGCAGTCTCCTTAGAGTGCCCAACTGAATGATGGCAACTAAGAATAAGGGTTGCGCTCGTTGCGGGACTTAACCCAACATCTCACGACACGAGCTGACGACAACCATGCACCACCTGTCACCGTTGCCCCCGAAGGGGAAACTATGTCTCCATAGTGGTCACCGGGATGTCAAGACCTGGTAAGGTTCTTCGCGTTGCTTCGAATTAAACCACATGCTCCACCGCTTGTGCGGGCCCCCGTCAATTCCTTTGAGTTTCAGTCTTGCGACCGTACTCCCCAGGCGGAGTGCTTAATGCGTTAGCTGCAGCACTGAGGGGCGGAAACCCCCCAACACTTAGCACTCATCGTTTACGGCGTGGACTACCAGGGTATCTAATCCTGTTTGCTCCCCACGCTTTCGCGCCTCAGTGTCAGTTACAGACCAGACAGTCGCCTTCGCCACTGGTGTTCCTCCAAATCTCTACGCATTTCACCGCTACACTTGGAATTCCACTATCCTCTTCTGCACTCAAGTTCCCCAGTTTCCAATGACCCTCCCCGGTTGAGCCGGGGGCTTTCACATCAGACTTAAGGAACCACCTGCGCGCGCTTTACGCCCAATAATTCCGGACAACGCTTGCCACCTACGTATTACCGCGGCTGCTGGCACGTAGTTAGCCGTGGCTTTCTAACAAGGTACCGTCAAGGTAGCGCCAGTTACTACGCTACTTGTTCTTCCCTTGCAACAGAGTTTTACGAACCGAAATCCTTCTTCACTCACGCGGCGTTGCTCCATCAGACTTTCGTCCATTGTGGAAGATTCCCTACTGCTGCCTCCCGTAGGAGTCTGGGCCGTGTCTCAGTCCCAGTGTGGCCGATCACCCTCTCAGGTCGGCTACGCATCGTTGCCTTGGTGAGCCGTTACCTCACCAACTAGCTAATGCGCCGCGGGTCCATCTTATAGTGACAGCGAGATGCCGTCTTTCAACTTCAAAACATGTGTTCAAAAGTGTTATTCGGTATTAGCCCCGGTTTCCCGGAGTTATCCCAATCTATAAGGTAGGTTACCCACGTGTTACTCACCCGTCCGCCGCTAAAATTTTAAAGGTGCAAGCACCAATAAAATTTCCGCTCAACTTGCATGTATTAGGCACGCCGCCAGCGTTCGTCCTGAGCCAGGATCAAACTCTCCATAAAAGTAGTTTGAAAGCTCATTTGCTTTGCTAGCGATCCAACTTCGACAGAAGTTGAAATCTATTGTTTGCTTCATTTAAGAAGCTTGTTTCATTAACGTTGCTTGTTCAGTTTTCAAGGTTCATTGTGTTTCGTTTGCCGCGTCATCTCTTGGCGACCTACTTATAGTATCACCCCTTTGTTATATCCGTCAACACTTTTTCATAAGTTTTTTATATGATCGCGTTTAATACTAATTGAAAGTGGGTAGTAAATCATGTACAAAACGTTGGTATCACTGGTTTTA
This genomic window contains:
- a CDS encoding alpha/beta fold hydrolase, with protein sequence MRKIVYSLAVVLLLSACNSERTDKSTAEEQTKQEVVQMEEALLGKWQGMIEIPQSPLEIILNLEEASGSISVPAQGLIDFAFESINYNGSDVAITINLAGSLVKITGTLNNGTIEGTFTQNGQSYPITLKPYTATPVTYDELLIPVSGGELKAALEMPDKATGELVIIHAGSGPTNKDGNTIGAGSNNSLKMIAESLAEKGVASIRFDKRGVGDNSALIKNEADLTFDVYIEDVKSIVDYAKKDDRFNEIHLLGHSEGALIMTIAAQQNDIASLISVAGIGRPADEVLMEQLSASLPPNLLMESEKILQQLKVGKEVETVSAQLQSLFRPSVQPYMISWLKYDPQHEISKVNVPVIILQGKKDIQVTEKDAENLYAANNDAVIHYFDKMNHVLKDIEGDREQNIASYYNPDLPLTKGLIDEVTEFIKQ
- a CDS encoding FusB/FusC family EF-G-binding protein, which encodes MTAPFLTVVDLRLIEQQVNKILKAKLASNDKKIVAAVRELAITELRERLTHVDEDIIKEVETIEDTIGAELFFQSLKSYTIPFKPISEQGLQKLFKKDKKLKLPKLETIDWQAISYLSWLDKGTNRQYIVLEKDGNYTALRGVIDAHHPIKGVCSICNQNSAVHLFTATVKGNGDNYTSYSNYICDDSQLCNQRVSDYEKLQEFVARNLI